Proteins encoded within one genomic window of Persephonella sp.:
- a CDS encoding MqnA/MqnD/SBP family protein codes for MKLEKRVIRVAHSPDSDDAFMFYAINHKKIDTKGYEFVDVLSDIETLNRKALEGEYEVSAISIHAFPYVADKYALLSSGASMGDNYGPMIVAKEKFYPSELKNKKIAVPGTLTSAFLALELFLGTSDFDYEVIPFDQIIKAVKEGKVDAGLIIHEGQLTYADEGLECVVDLGKWWYEKTGGLPLPLGGNVIRKDLGEETMKEISEILRESIKYSLEHREEAVDYALKFARDMSKEKADKFIGMYVNDLTVDYGERGKKAIELFLKEAYEKGFIDKLPEIKFV; via the coding sequence ATAAAGTTGGAAAAAAGAGTCATTAGAGTTGCACATAGCCCCGATTCAGACGATGCATTTATGTTTTATGCAATTAACCACAAAAAAATTGATACAAAAGGTTATGAATTCGTTGATGTTCTTTCTGACATTGAAACATTAAACAGAAAAGCCCTTGAAGGAGAATATGAAGTCTCAGCTATTTCTATACATGCATTTCCCTATGTTGCAGACAAATACGCCCTCCTTTCCAGCGGAGCAAGTATGGGCGACAACTATGGTCCAATGATTGTGGCAAAGGAAAAATTTTATCCTTCTGAGCTAAAAAACAAAAAAATTGCCGTTCCAGGAACATTAACTTCTGCATTTCTTGCACTGGAATTATTCCTTGGAACATCTGATTTTGATTATGAAGTAATACCATTTGACCAGATTATAAAAGCTGTCAAAGAAGGGAAAGTAGATGCAGGTCTTATTATCCATGAAGGGCAGCTGACTTATGCAGATGAAGGTCTTGAATGTGTCGTTGACCTTGGAAAATGGTGGTATGAAAAAACCGGCGGTCTTCCACTTCCATTAGGTGGAAACGTAATTCGCAAAGACTTAGGCGAAGAAACAATGAAAGAAATCTCAGAAATTCTCAGGGAAAGTATAAAATACTCTCTTGAACATAGAGAAGAAGCTGTAGATTATGCCCTGAAATTTGCAAGGGATATGTCAAAGGAAAAGGCAGACAAATTTATAGGAATGTATGTTAATGACCTTACCGTTGATTACGGTGAAAGGGGTAAAAAAGCAATTGAATTATTCCTGAAAGAAGCCTATGAAAAAGGATTTATTGATAAGCTACCTGAAATAAAATTTGTATAA
- a CDS encoding RluA family pseudouridine synthase has translation MKKVKVKESQTLKDFVAQQLGISKKKAKELIDNKLVFVNNKRVWIASHQLQAGDIVELPVYQKTKNWSIENSIIYEDPFIIAVNKPPFIESESKKGSVEDLLRSFKKDHKIRAIHRLDRETSGVLLFAKNNKVFEKFKKLWQDKSVEKIYLAISVGEAPFRKKVINIPVEKKYAKSIVYTLKKSSGFTLFKVQIPTGRKHQIRIHLAKIGFSIVGDKTYGIKETNNPLLKNVKRQLLHAYTISFFHPFLKRKIVIKAKPFPDFENFGKITRLL, from the coding sequence ATGAAAAAAGTTAAGGTAAAAGAAAGCCAGACATTAAAGGATTTTGTTGCACAGCAGCTTGGTATATCAAAGAAAAAAGCAAAAGAGCTAATAGATAACAAACTTGTTTTTGTAAACAACAAAAGAGTATGGATAGCTTCCCATCAACTTCAAGCTGGAGATATTGTTGAACTTCCTGTTTATCAGAAAACAAAAAACTGGAGTATTGAGAATTCAATAATATATGAAGACCCATTTATAATTGCTGTAAACAAACCGCCTTTTATAGAAAGTGAAAGTAAAAAGGGGAGCGTTGAGGATTTGCTAAGATCTTTCAAAAAAGACCATAAAATCAGGGCAATCCACAGACTTGACAGGGAAACTTCCGGTGTGCTTTTGTTCGCAAAAAATAACAAAGTCTTTGAAAAATTTAAGAAACTGTGGCAGGACAAATCGGTAGAAAAAATATATCTGGCAATCTCAGTCGGAGAAGCACCCTTTAGGAAAAAGGTTATAAATATTCCTGTAGAAAAAAAGTATGCAAAAAGTATTGTTTACACCCTGAAAAAGTCCTCCGGATTTACACTTTTCAAAGTTCAGATACCTACAGGGAGAAAACATCAGATTAGAATACATCTTGCAAAAATAGGTTTCTCTATAGTGGGAGACAAGACTTACGGAATTAAAGAAACAAATAATCCGCTATTGAAAAATGTTAAAAGACAGCTTTTACATGCTTACACAATATCCTTTTTCCATCCATTTTTAAAAAGAAAGATAGTAATAAAAGCTAAACCTTTTCCGGACTTTGAAAACTTTGGAAAAATCACAAGGTTATTATAA
- the hisF gene encoding imidazole glycerol phosphate synthase subunit HisF, protein MLAKRIIPCLDVNKGRVVKGVNFVNLVDAGDPVEAAQAYDEAGADELVFLDITASAEDRDIILDVVKATAETVFMPLTVGGGVRTLEDIRKLLESGADKVSINTAAVKEPILVEEAAKRFGSSTIVVAIDAKQVAENKWEVYIHGGRTATGKDAIEWAKAVEDLGAGEILLTSMDKDGTKSGYDIKLTRAISEAVSIPVIASGGAGRKEHFYEAFAEGKADAALAASLFHFKELTIQEVKEYLKERNIPVRL, encoded by the coding sequence ATGCTGGCCAAAAGAATTATCCCCTGCCTTGATGTAAACAAAGGAAGAGTAGTTAAAGGAGTTAATTTTGTTAATCTTGTGGATGCAGGAGACCCTGTTGAAGCTGCACAGGCTTATGACGAAGCAGGTGCAGATGAGCTGGTTTTTCTGGATATAACAGCCTCAGCAGAGGACAGGGATATAATACTTGATGTTGTTAAAGCAACTGCAGAGACAGTATTTATGCCCTTGACTGTCGGCGGAGGAGTAAGAACCCTTGAGGACATCAGAAAACTCCTTGAAAGTGGAGCAGATAAGGTTTCTATAAATACTGCAGCAGTTAAGGAGCCTATCTTAGTAGAAGAAGCTGCAAAAAGATTTGGTTCTTCAACAATTGTTGTTGCAATAGACGCAAAACAGGTTGCTGAGAACAAGTGGGAAGTTTATATCCACGGAGGGAGAACAGCAACCGGCAAAGATGCAATAGAATGGGCAAAGGCAGTTGAAGACCTTGGAGCAGGGGAAATACTGCTAACATCAATGGACAAAGACGGAACTAAGAGCGGCTACGATATAAAACTGACCAGAGCAATCAGTGAAGCAGTTTCAATTCCTGTTATAGCCTCAGGTGGAGCAGGGAGAAAAGAACATTTTTATGAGGCATTCGCAGAAGGAAAAGCAGATGCAGCACTGGCAGCATCACTTTTTCATTTTAAAGAACTAACTATTCAGGAAGTCAAGGAATACCTGAAGGAAAGAAATATCCCTGTTAGACTGTAA
- a CDS encoding toprim domain-containing protein — protein MEFASLKDWLERLKEFSEKEKTVVLVEGKNDKQKLEKFGITHIYSIKGKKFYDILEELENEDLVIILTDLDKQGEKISSKISHMFQREGIPVDLEFRKSLKNFDIKHIEDIPTDLEESINAGQKNYPLP, from the coding sequence ATGGAGTTTGCCTCCCTAAAAGACTGGCTTGAAAGATTAAAAGAGTTTTCAGAAAAGGAAAAAACAGTTGTTTTAGTTGAAGGAAAAAACGACAAGCAAAAACTGGAAAAATTCGGCATCACTCATATATACTCCATAAAAGGAAAAAAGTTTTACGATATTCTGGAAGAACTGGAGAATGAAGACCTTGTAATAATCCTTACAGACCTTGATAAACAGGGAGAAAAGATATCCTCAAAAATATCCCATATGTTCCAAAGGGAAGGAATTCCTGTAGATTTAGAATTTCGAAAATCTTTAAAAAATTTTGATATAAAACATATAGAAGATATACCTACAGATTTAGAGGAGAGTATAAATGCTGGCCAAAAGAATTATCCCCTGCCTTGA
- a CDS encoding alpha/beta fold hydrolase: MVYSKELTIKSNDGFVLKGYIYYPDIKKDKYPVIIFAHQFGTTHIIWSEFAKELREKGYATLLIDLRGHGLSIIQNGKENKIIFKEKFSASVDLISFFRKSNRKVNFSKIPEDIALWIDYLIENEKIDSEQIILIGASLGATSIIPVVSMHDISAIVCISPGSPAIIGEEIIKLSLSSYMNPAMFISSLDDPLGSEKYSRLYMRETNNGTSLIVSGKGHGVILLKKVKGYILEFLKNIKTNSE, from the coding sequence ATGGTGTATTCAAAAGAACTTACAATAAAATCAAATGATGGTTTTGTTCTTAAAGGTTATATTTATTACCCTGACATCAAGAAAGATAAATACCCTGTAATTATTTTTGCCCATCAATTTGGAACAACTCATATCATCTGGTCTGAATTTGCCAAAGAATTAAGAGAAAAAGGATACGCAACTCTTTTAATAGACCTTAGAGGTCATGGCCTTTCCATAATTCAAAATGGAAAAGAGAATAAAATAATATTTAAAGAAAAATTTTCTGCTTCTGTTGATTTAATTTCATTCTTTAGAAAAAGTAATAGAAAAGTAAATTTTTCCAAAATTCCTGAAGATATAGCCCTCTGGATAGATTATTTAATTGAAAATGAAAAGATAGACTCAGAACAGATAATTCTTATAGGCGCATCATTAGGTGCAACTTCAATCATACCGGTTGTATCTATGCATGATATCTCAGCAATTGTATGTATATCACCTGGCTCTCCAGCTATAATAGGAGAAGAAATTATCAAGTTGTCTTTATCTTCTTATATGAATCCTGCAATGTTTATATCTTCATTAGATGACCCACTTGGTAGCGAAAAATATTCAAGATTATATATGAGGGAAACAAATAATGGAACTTCACTAATAGTTTCAGGAAAAGGACATGGTGTAATATTGCTTAAAAAGGTAAAAGGATATATCTTAGAGTTTCTAAAAAACATTAAAACCAATTCAGAATGA
- a CDS encoding response regulator gives MRILLLDEDKATYEVLNEVAQLSGSEIIQITSMEEAKEFVKQNTDIDGIVAEQRLKGRPTWEIINYMKDEHLKVIPFIILSKKLTPDEREFYEHLGITAILEKPFNPLEVFTEILEHLKETKGEEYIKDRLEEEEVDKNALAKIVEKLISFLKSLFKRK, from the coding sequence ATGAGAATATTACTGCTTGATGAAGATAAAGCAACATACGAAGTTTTAAATGAAGTAGCCCAGCTTAGTGGCTCGGAGATTATCCAAATAACATCAATGGAGGAGGCCAAAGAGTTTGTAAAACAAAATACAGATATAGATGGAATAGTCGCAGAACAAAGGCTAAAAGGCAGACCTACCTGGGAAATAATTAATTATATGAAAGATGAGCATCTTAAGGTAATTCCATTTATTATTCTGAGTAAAAAATTAACCCCAGATGAAAGAGAATTTTATGAACATCTGGGGATAACAGCCATTTTAGAAAAACCATTTAACCCTCTGGAAGTTTTCACAGAAATACTTGAACATCTTAAGGAAACAAAAGGAGAAGAATATATAAAAGATAGGCTTGAAGAAGAAGAGGTTGACAAAAATGCCCTTGCAAAAATAGTAGAAAAACTTATTTCTTTCTTAAAATCCCTTTTTAAAAGGAAATAG